Proteins encoded within one genomic window of Streptomyces sp. NBC_01314:
- a CDS encoding IclR family transcriptional regulator, whose amino-acid sequence MSDGRRQGRDNSVHSVDRAISILQVLSQRGVAGVTEIANEISVHKSTVSRLIATLEARGLVEQASTRGGYRLAYGVLRLAEGVNKQHDLTVISRVVCNRLAEELKETIIVAVHEGRTVVSIDQVNGSDSLTIVNRVGQSHPLHPTSAGKVFLAYMPRTELQTYLDAELERLTPHTIVDPDVLASELETVRKLGYARVDEEQEIGLAAVAAPIRAHDGQVAATLVVSGPAFRINEDTIPGIVEHLLSAAAEISERNGYRKAG is encoded by the coding sequence GTGAGCGACGGGCGCAGGCAAGGACGAGACAATTCGGTCCATTCGGTAGACAGGGCGATCTCGATCCTGCAGGTACTTTCCCAGCGCGGCGTGGCCGGCGTCACAGAAATCGCCAACGAGATCTCCGTACACAAGTCAACGGTGTCTCGGCTGATCGCGACTCTGGAGGCCAGAGGGCTGGTCGAGCAGGCCTCCACGCGAGGTGGGTACCGCCTGGCCTACGGCGTCCTGCGCCTGGCCGAGGGAGTGAACAAGCAGCACGATCTGACCGTGATCAGTCGTGTCGTGTGCAACCGCCTCGCGGAGGAACTGAAGGAGACCATCATCGTCGCGGTGCACGAGGGCCGCACAGTGGTCTCCATCGACCAGGTGAACGGCTCGGACTCACTCACCATCGTGAACCGGGTCGGACAGAGTCACCCTCTGCACCCGACTTCTGCCGGCAAGGTCTTTCTCGCGTACATGCCCCGCACCGAACTGCAGACCTACCTCGACGCAGAATTGGAACGCCTCACCCCGCACACGATTGTCGATCCGGACGTCCTGGCGAGCGAGCTGGAGACCGTGCGCAAACTCGGTTATGCCCGAGTCGACGAGGAACAGGAGATCGGGCTCGCGGCCGTCGCGGCGCCGATTCGAGCGCACGACGGTCAGGTCGCCGCCACCCTGGTGGTCTCCGGTCCCGCGTTCCGCATCAACGAGGACACGATTCCCGGCATAGTCGAACACCTGCTGTCGGCCGCCGCGGAGATCTCGGAGCGAAACGGGTATCGGAAAGCCGGCTGA
- a CDS encoding ABC transporter permease yields MTVLSLIDVPKLRVGDALQNFFDWLTNNLGGFFDAVSDVIGSAVDGLISVLEAPDPVILALIFALVGLLTKGWKFAVGSLLGLLLIISMEQWAAAMQTLALVLVATVVAVLIAIPTGVLAARKRWASAALRPVMDLMQTMPAFVWLVPVVTLFSIGVVPGVVATIIFALPPGVRLTELGIRNVDAEVVEAAHAFGSTPRQTLFGVQLPLALPTIMAGVNQVIMLSLSMAVISGLVGAEGLGGQVTTAISTLDLGLGFEAGLSVVILAIYLDRVTASVGQGMGGGRRGFWPRKPRPPAQDEEDSTLDGGEKESPAVAEIGPVKIGG; encoded by the coding sequence ATGACTGTGCTGTCACTGATCGATGTCCCCAAGCTCCGCGTCGGGGACGCGCTCCAGAACTTCTTCGACTGGCTCACCAATAATCTGGGTGGGTTCTTCGACGCGGTGAGCGATGTCATCGGCTCCGCCGTCGACGGGCTCATCAGTGTGCTCGAAGCTCCGGACCCCGTGATCCTGGCGCTGATCTTCGCCCTCGTCGGGTTGCTGACGAAGGGGTGGAAGTTCGCCGTCGGCTCCCTGCTCGGTTTGCTGCTCATCATCAGCATGGAGCAGTGGGCGGCCGCGATGCAGACGCTGGCGCTCGTTCTGGTCGCCACGGTGGTCGCGGTTCTGATCGCGATCCCCACCGGGGTGCTCGCGGCGCGCAAGCGGTGGGCGAGTGCGGCGCTCAGGCCGGTCATGGACCTGATGCAGACGATGCCCGCGTTCGTGTGGCTGGTGCCGGTCGTCACGCTGTTCAGCATCGGCGTCGTCCCGGGTGTCGTCGCGACGATCATCTTCGCCCTGCCACCGGGCGTCCGACTCACGGAGCTGGGGATCCGGAACGTGGACGCGGAGGTCGTCGAGGCGGCCCACGCGTTCGGCTCCACGCCCCGCCAGACCCTGTTCGGCGTGCAGCTGCCGCTGGCACTCCCGACGATCATGGCGGGCGTCAACCAGGTCATCATGCTGTCCCTCTCGATGGCGGTCATCTCCGGTCTGGTCGGAGCCGAAGGACTGGGTGGGCAGGTCACCACCGCCATTTCGACACTGGATCTCGGTCTCGGCTTCGAGGCAGGGCTCTCGGTGGTGATCCTGGCCATCTATCTGGACCGGGTCACGGCCTCCGTCGGACAGGGCATGGGCGGTGGGAGGCGCGGTTTCTGGCCTCGCAAACCTCGACCGCCCGCTCAGGACGAAGAGGATTCCACTCTCGACGGAGGTGAGAAGGAATCACCCGCAGTGGCGGAAATCGGGCCAGTGAAGATCGGCGGATAG
- the dapA gene encoding 4-hydroxy-tetrahydrodipicolinate synthase, giving the protein MSSPLRGVLSALLTPFDDNGSVDEATLRRVVDRNIDGGVHGVVACGSTGEFTTLSNAERRLVVETVIDQTAGRVPVVAQTGAQSTREAIELSRHAEQAGASVLMVVAPYYEPLTIEETKRYLTTVAESVSIPIMLYNLPIATGVNMTPTMVGELAREVENIQYIKDTSADIAQAGQLIHNHGDVVSTFVGWDSLLLAALSEGAAGVMAGTANVVAAQLVSIHAAMSEGDLHRARGEWELVYPLIDAIMAAPFAPAVKTALGATGFAIGGSRPPVAPLDPEVAAAISKLAAPLSSSTVSQDAAAV; this is encoded by the coding sequence ATGTCCTCACCCCTGCGCGGAGTCCTGTCCGCCCTTCTCACCCCCTTCGACGACAACGGCTCGGTCGACGAGGCGACTCTGCGACGGGTCGTCGACCGTAACATCGACGGCGGCGTCCACGGCGTCGTGGCCTGCGGCTCGACCGGGGAGTTCACCACGCTCAGCAACGCCGAGCGCCGCCTCGTCGTGGAGACCGTGATCGACCAGACCGCGGGCCGGGTGCCCGTGGTGGCGCAGACCGGCGCCCAGTCCACGAGGGAGGCCATCGAGCTCTCGCGCCACGCGGAACAGGCGGGGGCGTCCGTGCTGATGGTGGTGGCGCCGTACTACGAGCCGCTCACGATCGAGGAGACCAAGCGCTACCTCACGACCGTGGCCGAGTCGGTGAGCATTCCGATCATGCTCTACAACCTCCCGATCGCCACCGGTGTCAACATGACACCCACAATGGTCGGCGAGCTCGCTCGCGAGGTCGAGAACATCCAGTACATCAAGGACACCTCCGCCGACATCGCTCAGGCCGGGCAGCTGATCCACAATCACGGGGACGTCGTCTCGACCTTCGTCGGCTGGGACTCCCTGCTGCTCGCCGCGCTCTCCGAGGGCGCCGCCGGGGTGATGGCCGGAACCGCCAACGTCGTGGCGGCCCAACTGGTCTCGATCCACGCCGCCATGAGCGAGGGCGATCTGCACCGGGCGCGCGGCGAGTGGGAGCTGGTCTACCCGCTGATCGACGCGATCATGGCGGCGCCCTTCGCCCCCGCGGTCAAGACGGCGCTCGGCGCGACGGGCTTCGCGATCGGCGGCTCACGGCCGCCCGTCGCGCCCCTCGACCCCGAGGTGGCCGCGGCCATCTCGAAGCTGGCGGCGCCCCTCTCGTCATCGACGGTGAGCCAGGACGCCGCAGCCGTCTGA
- a CDS encoding FAD-dependent oxidoreductase, with protein sequence MEDTVKDVVIVGGGIAGLAAAWRLRHRDILLIEADDRVGGRIRSEARGPYWLNWGGHVYDGGPASATQRLLKDTGFTSRPVPGNLTGLSMNGRLLLSGRVETFPFRVPMSWGDRASLIRVGAKVRLAVARYARLVKRRPGEDEATRQQRVYDFMNDRSFADFIGTLPEDAEALFKPTVTRSSAEMHQISAGAGIGYFNLVWNIGAGLSHSIDGGPSTLLEGIADALGDRVQLGAAAEEVVSKGQSVVVRYRQDGVEREVEAHSVILATTASVSHRIGVDLDEDLREALSQVKYGPFVSAAFLTDETERQPWDGTYAIATPKRSFNVVLNMSNNVHGHTQERQPGSSFMTFSPAALARHLLEQDDKTVLETYIDDLDQVLPGFASHVAEAEVARWPEASPYCFPGRGRLQSTLTRSNGRVMLAGDYLGTQYTETSVHTAFAAAQAAENLLDADQPLRRAA encoded by the coding sequence ATGGAGGACACCGTGAAGGACGTGGTGATCGTCGGGGGCGGCATCGCCGGCCTGGCGGCGGCGTGGAGACTGCGCCACCGCGACATCCTGTTGATCGAGGCCGACGACCGGGTCGGCGGCAGGATCCGCTCGGAGGCCCGTGGCCCCTACTGGCTGAACTGGGGTGGCCACGTCTACGACGGCGGTCCCGCGTCGGCCACCCAGCGGCTGCTGAAGGACACAGGGTTCACGTCAAGGCCCGTGCCGGGGAACCTGACAGGCCTCAGCATGAACGGCCGACTGCTGCTCAGCGGTCGCGTGGAGACCTTCCCCTTCCGGGTCCCCATGTCGTGGGGTGACCGGGCGAGTCTGATCCGGGTGGGCGCGAAGGTCCGGTTGGCCGTGGCGCGCTACGCCCGGCTCGTCAAGCGCCGCCCGGGCGAGGACGAGGCCACCCGCCAACAGCGGGTCTACGACTTCATGAACGACCGTTCCTTCGCCGACTTCATCGGCACGCTCCCCGAGGACGCCGAGGCGCTCTTCAAGCCCACGGTGACCAGATCCTCCGCGGAGATGCACCAGATCTCCGCAGGGGCCGGCATCGGGTACTTCAACCTGGTCTGGAACATCGGCGCGGGACTGTCCCACAGCATCGACGGGGGACCCTCCACCCTGCTCGAAGGTATCGCCGACGCGCTGGGCGACCGGGTGCAACTCGGCGCCGCCGCCGAGGAAGTCGTGAGCAAGGGCCAGTCCGTCGTGGTGCGATACCGCCAGGACGGCGTCGAACGCGAGGTCGAGGCCCACAGCGTCATCCTCGCCACGACCGCGAGCGTGAGCCACCGCATCGGTGTCGACCTCGACGAAGACCTCCGCGAGGCACTCTCCCAGGTCAAGTACGGCCCGTTCGTGAGCGCGGCCTTCCTCACCGACGAGACCGAACGCCAGCCATGGGACGGCACCTACGCCATAGCCACCCCCAAGCGGTCGTTCAACGTGGTGCTCAACATGTCCAACAACGTGCACGGCCACACGCAGGAACGACAGCCGGGCAGCAGCTTCATGACCTTCTCCCCGGCCGCTCTCGCCCGCCACCTGCTGGAGCAGGACGACAAGACCGTCCTCGAGACCTACATCGACGATCTCGACCAGGTGCTGCCCGGCTTCGCCTCACACGTCGCCGAGGCGGAGGTGGCACGGTGGCCCGAGGCCTCGCCCTACTGCTTCCCCGGCCGAGGCCGGCTCCAGTCGACGCTCACCAGGAGCAACGGTCGGGTGATGCTGGCGGGGGACTACCTCGGCACCCAGTACACGGAGACCTCGGTGCACACCGCCTTCGCGGCCGCCCAAGCCGCGGAGAACCTCCTGGACGCCGACCAGCCCCTGCGCCGAGCCGCGTAG
- a CDS encoding glycine betaine ABC transporter substrate-binding protein, whose product MAKRSRAVSMRLGIAVSVLALAAAGCAGSSGSGGDDKTITMGVIPGWTDETSTAYLLKNVLEKNGYTVKITKLSDNAPMYTALANGDIDLLSSAWPERTHKSYMDKYGDKIEDVGTYYDNAGLFLAVPTDSDIKSIADLPSHAKEFDGKVTGIEPGAGLTKATQDDVFPAYGLDGKFKLVTSSTTAMLTELKKATTAKEPIVVTLWKPFWANQAFPVRPLEDPKGAFGKPEGLHSLARDGFSKDFPDVTDMIKNFKLTDAQYGSLEDAVVNKFGQGKEPQAVQAWLKENPDYAPSLEKYLKK is encoded by the coding sequence ATGGCGAAGCGAAGTAGAGCGGTTTCGATGCGGCTCGGTATCGCCGTGTCCGTACTCGCCCTGGCGGCTGCCGGCTGCGCGGGAAGCAGCGGCTCCGGTGGTGACGACAAGACCATCACGATGGGTGTGATCCCCGGATGGACGGACGAAACGAGCACGGCGTACCTGCTCAAGAACGTTCTGGAAAAGAACGGCTACACAGTAAAGATCACCAAGCTCAGTGACAACGCCCCGATGTACACGGCACTCGCGAACGGGGACATCGACCTGCTTTCCTCCGCCTGGCCGGAGCGTACGCACAAGTCCTACATGGACAAGTACGGCGACAAGATCGAGGACGTCGGCACGTACTACGACAACGCGGGGCTCTTCCTCGCGGTGCCCACCGACTCGGACATCAAGTCGATCGCCGATCTGCCCAGCCACGCGAAGGAGTTCGACGGCAAGGTCACCGGAATCGAGCCGGGCGCCGGTCTGACGAAGGCGACGCAGGACGACGTCTTCCCCGCCTACGGGCTCGACGGCAAGTTCAAGCTGGTGACCTCCTCGACGACCGCGATGCTCACGGAGCTGAAGAAGGCCACGACGGCGAAGGAACCCATCGTGGTGACGCTGTGGAAGCCGTTCTGGGCCAACCAGGCCTTCCCGGTCCGGCCCCTCGAGGACCCGAAGGGAGCGTTCGGCAAGCCGGAAGGCCTGCACAGCCTCGCTCGCGACGGATTCTCCAAGGACTTCCCGGACGTCACCGACATGATCAAGAACTTCAAGCTGACCGACGCGCAGTACGGCAGCCTGGAGGACGCCGTGGTCAACAAGTTCGGTCAGGGCAAGGAGCCGCAGGCCGTTCAGGCGTGGCTCAAGGAGAACCCGGACTACGCGCCGTCCCTGGAGAAGTACCTGAAGAAGTGA
- a CDS encoding glycine betaine/L-proline ABC transporter ATP-binding protein — protein sequence MNAIVAHETYKVFGKRPERGVARLREGATREELRKDGITAAVIDASFEVREGEIFVVMGLSGSGKSTLIRMVNGLWEPTAGELLVYGEDVVTMNDQQLRRMRREKVSMVFQHFALFPHRTVGENAAYGLEIQGIGRDERERSAKEALRLVGLKGWEESLPGQLSGGMRQRVGLARALATGTNILLMDEAFSALDPLIKREMQDQLIELQHKLGKTILFITHDLNEAMRLGDRIAMMRDGRIVQIGTAEQILNAPADDFVAQFVLDVDRTRVLTAGAVMTPPVALVGSELGPRAVQKLMRDHQAARLFVVDRNKKLCGAVDEEAIVKAVQAGADSLDGVLDDQVVSVSVHAHLSELLAVSADTPKALAVVDDDGRVEGVLARVTLLHALGQRGAAHQTGNGQAPAQQELHSDNVRTEVSAR from the coding sequence ATGAACGCGATTGTGGCCCATGAGACATACAAGGTCTTCGGTAAACGCCCTGAACGTGGCGTTGCACGCCTGCGCGAAGGGGCGACGCGTGAGGAGCTTCGTAAGGACGGCATCACCGCAGCGGTGATCGACGCGTCCTTCGAGGTGCGCGAAGGCGAGATCTTCGTCGTCATGGGACTGTCCGGCTCGGGCAAGTCGACGCTGATCCGCATGGTGAACGGGCTGTGGGAGCCGACGGCGGGCGAGCTGCTCGTCTACGGCGAAGACGTCGTCACCATGAATGATCAGCAGCTGCGACGCATGCGCCGCGAGAAGGTCAGCATGGTCTTCCAGCACTTCGCGTTGTTTCCCCATCGCACCGTGGGTGAGAACGCCGCGTACGGCTTGGAGATCCAGGGAATCGGCAGGGACGAGCGCGAGCGCAGCGCCAAGGAAGCACTGCGACTGGTGGGACTGAAGGGCTGGGAGGAATCACTTCCGGGACAACTGTCCGGAGGTATGCGGCAACGCGTCGGCCTGGCGCGAGCACTGGCGACAGGCACCAACATCCTGCTGATGGACGAGGCGTTCAGCGCCCTGGACCCCCTGATCAAGCGCGAGATGCAGGACCAGCTGATCGAGCTCCAGCACAAGCTGGGCAAGACCATCCTCTTCATCACGCACGATCTGAACGAGGCCATGCGCCTCGGGGACAGAATCGCGATGATGCGCGACGGGCGGATCGTCCAGATCGGCACGGCGGAGCAGATTCTCAACGCTCCGGCCGACGACTTCGTCGCCCAGTTCGTGCTGGATGTCGACCGGACGCGCGTGCTGACCGCCGGCGCCGTCATGACGCCACCTGTGGCCCTCGTCGGATCCGAGCTCGGACCCCGAGCCGTCCAGAAGCTGATGCGTGACCATCAGGCCGCGCGCCTCTTCGTGGTCGACCGGAACAAGAAGCTGTGCGGTGCCGTCGACGAAGAGGCGATCGTCAAAGCCGTACAGGCCGGCGCAGATTCCCTCGACGGCGTTCTCGACGACCAGGTGGTCAGTGTGTCCGTGCACGCCCACCTCTCCGAACTGCTGGCGGTGAGTGCCGACACCCCCAAGGCACTGGCCGTCGTGGACGACGACGGTCGTGTGGAGGGAGTGCTCGCCAGAGTCACGCTGCTCCACGCTCTGGGGCAGCGCGGCGCCGCACATCAGACCGGTAACGGCCAAGCCCCCGCACAGCAGGAACTCCACTCCGACAACGTCCGAACGGAGGTGAGTGCGCGATGA
- a CDS encoding aldehyde dehydrogenase family protein — MSTEEPTIGVRRAPAATKFDPKDLPPAGHVIDGAFRETPTAELLDIVDPASEEVIARVALGTESDVDLAVAAAVKAKEPWARLVPKARSEILHAIADRLADNRDVLVRLESANTGKPISVARDDVDGTIDTFRFMAGAMRATTTMAAGDYAESHLSVILREPLGVVGVVTPWNYPLLMAAWKIAPILAAGNTLVIKPSEQTPLTTLKFAELVADLLPAGVLNVVTGLGPVVGSALAEHADIDMIALTGSVGSGRAVARAAAETLKRVHLELGGKAPVVVFEDADLDLVATSLRAASFYNGGQECGAACRVLVHESVAADLVDRLVAQVRELKVGDPGAGDDIEVGPLVSKAHYDRVLAHLDRASAEGARAAVGGGAFDGTGYFVQPTVLVDIPVDAACTREEIFGPVVTVETFSTEDEAVLRANNVPLGLSASVWTSDARRSHDVAARLDSGTVWVNSHLVLANEVPWGGFKGSGYGRDLSIYALDDYSRTKHVMHYHGR, encoded by the coding sequence ATGTCCACCGAGGAGCCGACCATCGGCGTACGGCGTGCACCGGCCGCCACCAAGTTCGACCCGAAGGATCTGCCGCCGGCCGGGCATGTCATCGACGGCGCGTTTCGCGAGACCCCGACCGCCGAGCTGCTCGACATCGTCGATCCCGCCTCCGAAGAGGTGATCGCCCGGGTCGCGCTGGGCACCGAGTCGGACGTCGACCTCGCGGTCGCCGCGGCCGTGAAGGCCAAGGAACCCTGGGCGCGTCTCGTGCCCAAGGCGCGCTCGGAGATCCTGCACGCCATCGCCGACCGCCTCGCGGACAACCGGGACGTGCTGGTCCGGCTGGAGTCCGCCAACACGGGCAAGCCGATCTCGGTGGCCCGCGACGACGTCGACGGAACCATCGACACCTTCCGGTTCATGGCCGGCGCGATGCGCGCGACCACGACGATGGCGGCCGGCGACTACGCCGAATCCCACCTCTCGGTGATCCTGCGCGAACCGCTCGGCGTGGTGGGTGTCGTCACACCGTGGAACTATCCCCTCCTGATGGCGGCGTGGAAGATCGCACCGATCCTCGCCGCGGGCAACACCCTCGTGATCAAGCCCTCGGAACAGACGCCCCTGACCACGCTCAAGTTCGCCGAACTGGTCGCCGACCTGCTCCCCGCGGGCGTGCTCAACGTCGTGACGGGACTCGGTCCCGTCGTCGGTTCAGCCCTTGCCGAGCACGCCGACATCGACATGATCGCGCTGACCGGGTCGGTCGGCAGCGGACGGGCCGTCGCGCGTGCCGCCGCGGAAACCCTCAAGCGAGTACACCTCGAACTCGGCGGCAAGGCCCCGGTCGTGGTCTTCGAGGACGCGGACCTGGACCTGGTGGCGACCTCGCTGCGCGCCGCCAGTTTCTACAACGGGGGCCAGGAGTGCGGTGCCGCCTGCCGCGTACTGGTTCACGAGTCGGTCGCCGCCGACCTTGTCGACCGCCTGGTGGCACAGGTACGCGAGCTGAAGGTCGGTGACCCGGGCGCGGGCGACGACATCGAGGTCGGTCCGCTCGTGTCCAAGGCGCACTACGACCGGGTGCTCGCCCACCTCGACCGCGCGTCGGCCGAGGGAGCGCGCGCCGCCGTCGGTGGAGGCGCCTTCGACGGCACGGGCTACTTCGTCCAGCCGACCGTGCTCGTCGACATCCCCGTCGACGCCGCGTGCACCCGGGAAGAGATCTTCGGGCCGGTGGTGACGGTCGAGACGTTCTCCACGGAGGACGAGGCCGTCCTGCGCGCCAACAACGTGCCGCTCGGCCTGTCCGCGTCGGTCTGGACGAGCGACGCCCGCCGCAGCCACGACGTGGCCGCCCGGCTCGACTCCGGCACGGTCTGGGTCAACTCCCACCTCGTGCTCGCCAACGAGGTGCCCTGGGGAGGCTTCAAGGGCTCCGGGTACGGGCGCGACCTGTCGATCTACGCGCTCGACGACTACTCGCGTACGAAGCACGTCATGCACTATCACGGCCGCTGA
- the fdhA gene encoding formaldehyde dehydrogenase, glutathione-independent, whose translation MAGNKVVVYQGPGKVGVEEIDYPKLELPDDVVKGLGIKKAAPHAVVLKLVTTNICGSDQHMVRGRTTAPIGQTLGHEITGEVVEVGDDVLFVKEGDICSVPFNIACGRCRMCDEGKTGICLNVNPARAGAAYGYVDMGGWLGGQAEYVMVPFADFNLLKFPDRDAALAKILDLTMLSDIFPTGYHGAHTAGVTTGSTVYVAGAGPVGLAAAYSAQLLGASVVIVGDMNADRLAQARSFGCETVDLSTGNNLADMIAEILGEPEVDAAVDAVGFEARGHGAGAGEAPATVLNDMMTVARAGASLGIPGLYVTGDPGAVDDAAKVGQIGVRLGLGWAKSHVFTTGQCPVKRYNRQLMNLILADKAHIAKAVNAVTIGLGEAPQGYQEFDQGAAKKYVIDPHGMVAA comes from the coding sequence ATGGCAGGCAACAAGGTCGTCGTCTACCAGGGGCCCGGCAAGGTCGGGGTCGAGGAGATCGACTATCCCAAGCTCGAACTCCCCGACGACGTGGTGAAGGGTCTGGGCATCAAGAAGGCGGCGCCGCACGCCGTCGTACTGAAACTCGTCACCACCAACATCTGCGGCAGTGACCAGCACATGGTCCGCGGTCGTACGACGGCCCCGATCGGTCAGACACTGGGCCACGAGATCACCGGCGAAGTGGTCGAGGTGGGTGACGACGTCCTCTTCGTCAAGGAGGGCGACATCTGCTCGGTGCCGTTCAACATAGCCTGCGGGCGCTGTCGGATGTGCGACGAGGGCAAGACCGGCATCTGCCTGAACGTCAACCCGGCCCGCGCCGGCGCGGCGTACGGCTACGTCGACATGGGCGGCTGGCTGGGCGGCCAGGCGGAGTACGTCATGGTGCCGTTCGCCGACTTCAACCTGCTGAAGTTCCCCGACCGTGACGCCGCGTTGGCCAAGATCCTCGACCTGACGATGCTGTCCGACATCTTCCCGACCGGCTACCACGGCGCCCACACCGCCGGCGTCACCACCGGCTCCACCGTGTACGTCGCGGGTGCCGGACCCGTTGGTCTCGCCGCGGCGTACTCCGCGCAGTTGCTGGGTGCCTCGGTCGTCATCGTCGGTGACATGAACGCCGACCGGCTCGCGCAGGCCCGGAGCTTCGGCTGCGAGACCGTCGACCTCAGCACCGGCAACAATTTGGCCGACATGATCGCGGAGATCCTGGGCGAACCGGAGGTCGACGCCGCCGTCGACGCGGTCGGCTTCGAGGCCCGCGGGCACGGGGCGGGGGCCGGCGAGGCTCCGGCGACGGTACTCAACGACATGATGACCGTCGCTCGCGCCGGCGCGTCCCTCGGCATCCCGGGGCTCTACGTCACGGGCGACCCGGGTGCGGTCGACGACGCGGCCAAGGTGGGACAGATCGGCGTACGCCTGGGCCTCGGCTGGGCCAAGTCGCACGTGTTCACCACCGGCCAGTGCCCGGTCAAGCGCTACAACCGGCAACTGATGAACCTCATCCTCGCCGACAAGGCGCACATCGCCAAGGCGGTCAACGCCGTCACGATCGGACTCGGCGAGGCGCCGCAGGGTTACCAGGAGTTCGACCAGGGCGCGGCGAAGAAGTACGTCATCGATCCGCACGGGATGGTGGCTGCCTGA